A part of Aquibium oceanicum genomic DNA contains:
- a CDS encoding tRNA1(Val) (adenine(37)-N6)-methyltransferase — MEPETAAPDATLDAFHRGAFWLVQPRTGGHRAGMDAMMLAAAVPGNFTGRLADLGAGAGGAGLAVLARCGRAQAVLVEREPGMAGYAARTLSHPSNFAIAPRASLLVADVSLAGHARAAVGLGDNSFDFAILNPPFNSGRDRQTPDELRKAAHVMEPDLFERWIRTAAAIVRPSGGLALIARPESLPAILAALEGRFGAAAIKPIHPRPDAAAIRVVLRAVRASRRTMSLAPPLVLHESGGNRFSAEADAINNGRASLFGD; from the coding sequence ATGGAACCGGAAACGGCAGCGCCCGACGCCACGCTCGACGCGTTCCATCGCGGCGCGTTCTGGCTGGTCCAGCCGCGTACCGGCGGTCATCGGGCCGGCATGGACGCGATGATGCTGGCGGCGGCGGTTCCCGGCAATTTCACGGGACGTTTGGCCGACCTCGGCGCCGGCGCCGGAGGGGCGGGGCTCGCCGTGCTGGCGCGCTGCGGACGGGCGCAGGCCGTGCTCGTCGAGCGCGAGCCCGGCATGGCCGGCTACGCCGCGCGCACGCTCTCCCACCCTTCCAATTTCGCGATCGCCCCGCGCGCCTCGCTCCTGGTGGCGGACGTCTCGCTCGCCGGACACGCCCGCGCCGCTGTCGGCCTGGGCGACAATTCCTTCGACTTCGCCATCCTGAACCCGCCCTTCAACAGCGGTCGCGACCGTCAGACGCCGGACGAATTGCGGAAGGCCGCGCACGTCATGGAGCCGGACCTGTTCGAGCGCTGGATCAGGACCGCCGCCGCGATCGTGCGTCCCTCCGGCGGGCTGGCGCTGATCGCCCGCCCCGAATCCCTTCCGGCGATCCTGGCCGCGCTCGAGGGCCGCTTCGGCGCAGCGGCTATCAAGCCGATCCATCCGCGACCGGACGCCGCTGCGATCCGCGTCGTGCTGCGTGCCGTCCGGGCGTCGCGCCGGACAATGTCGCTCGCTCCGCCGCTCGTCCTGCACGAGAGCGGCGGCAACCGGTTTTCCGCCGAGGCGGACGCCATCAACAACGGCCGCGCCTCCCTCTTCGGCGACTGA
- the moaB gene encoding molybdenum cofactor biosynthesis protein B, which produces MERLDETRPFLPVGIAVLTVSDTRTMDEDKSGRTLAERIGEAGHRLADRGIVTDDKEKIAAIVLEWSRDPAVDVVITTGGTGFTGRDVTPEALEPLFEKRMDGFSEVFHRISYDKIGTSTIQSRATGGLINQTFVFVLPGSPGACRDAWDGILKAQLDYRHMPCNFVEIMPRLDEHLKRGGTVV; this is translated from the coding sequence CTGGAACGTCTGGACGAGACCCGCCCCTTTCTCCCCGTCGGCATCGCTGTGCTGACCGTCTCCGACACGCGCACGATGGACGAGGACAAGTCGGGCCGCACGCTGGCCGAACGCATCGGCGAGGCCGGCCACCGTCTCGCCGACCGCGGCATCGTCACCGACGACAAGGAAAAGATTGCCGCGATCGTTCTGGAATGGTCGCGCGACCCCGCCGTCGACGTCGTCATCACCACGGGCGGCACCGGCTTCACCGGCCGCGACGTGACGCCCGAGGCGCTGGAGCCGCTGTTCGAGAAGCGGATGGACGGCTTCTCCGAAGTCTTCCACCGCATCTCCTATGACAAGATCGGCACTTCGACGATCCAGAGCCGCGCCACCGGCGGGCTGATCAACCAGACCTTCGTCTTCGTGCTGCCCGGCTCTCCCGGAGCCTGCCGGGACGCCTGGGACGGCATTTTGAAAGCGCAGCTCGACTACCGCCACATGCCGTGCAACTTCGTAGAGATCATGCCTCGGCTGGACGAGCACCTGAAGCGCGGCGGCACCGTCGTCTGA
- a CDS encoding glycosyltransferase, whose translation MLTVLIETRNDEDALARTLMSLVSGAVEGVVREVLVHDRGSTDHTKAVADHAGCALIPNGELAAGMRCAKGDWLLFMEPGAKLTDGWIDAVVAHVGRRTTPGRFLRSRSSDAWFPSRWFSRRRPLAEGLLVSKPQALAKLRPGDEVDAFARRISGQRIGAEIIPAEIKQNRRRISEIG comes from the coding sequence ATGTTGACGGTGCTCATCGAGACGCGCAACGACGAGGATGCGCTCGCGCGCACGTTGATGTCGCTGGTTTCCGGCGCCGTGGAAGGAGTCGTGCGCGAAGTGTTGGTGCACGACAGGGGCTCGACGGACCACACCAAGGCAGTCGCTGACCATGCCGGTTGCGCGCTGATCCCGAACGGCGAACTCGCCGCCGGAATGCGGTGCGCCAAAGGCGACTGGCTGCTGTTCATGGAGCCCGGCGCGAAGCTCACGGATGGCTGGATCGACGCAGTGGTCGCCCATGTCGGACGCCGTACCACGCCCGGACGCTTCCTGCGCTCACGGTCGTCCGACGCGTGGTTCCCCTCGCGCTGGTTTTCCCGCAGACGGCCGCTGGCGGAAGGCCTGCTGGTGAGCAAGCCGCAGGCGCTGGCGAAGCTGAGACCGGGCGACGAGGTGGACGCATTTGCCCGCCGCATCTCGGGCCAGCGCATCGGTGCGGAAATCATCCCCGCCGAAATCAAGCAGAACAGGCGCCGGATCTCGGAGATCGGCTGA
- the ubiA gene encoding 4-hydroxybenzoate octaprenyltransferase, whose protein sequence is METIQSRDAQGRVADAPSRHWVYRALPQRAWPYAQLARWDRPIGWQLLLWPCWWSAALAAIAHARPGDPVLSLLPNPWHLVLFLVGAMAMRGAGCTWNDLADEDIDAGVERTRSRPLPSGKVTRRQAWAFLIAQALIGLVVLVQFNGFTILLGVASLAVVAIYPFMKRFTDWPQFGLGLAFSWGALMGWAAAFGELGSPALLLYAGSILWVIGYDTIYAHQDKEDDAVVGVRSTARLFGERTKPWLIGLYGGALVLMGAACASAMAPFPALAGLLAAGAHMMRQVQALDIDDPDQCLRLFRSNNVVGWLVFLGFVGAGIWATISPQF, encoded by the coding sequence ATGGAGACGATCCAATCCCGTGACGCCCAGGGGCGCGTTGCCGATGCCCCGAGCCGGCATTGGGTTTACCGCGCCCTGCCGCAGCGGGCCTGGCCCTATGCGCAGCTGGCGCGGTGGGACAGGCCGATCGGCTGGCAGCTGCTCCTCTGGCCCTGCTGGTGGTCGGCGGCACTCGCGGCGATCGCACATGCGCGGCCGGGCGATCCGGTGCTGAGCCTGTTGCCGAACCCGTGGCACCTCGTGCTGTTCCTCGTCGGCGCGATGGCGATGCGCGGCGCGGGCTGCACCTGGAACGATCTCGCCGACGAGGACATCGATGCCGGCGTCGAGCGCACGCGTTCGCGGCCGTTGCCATCGGGAAAGGTCACGCGGCGGCAGGCCTGGGCGTTCCTGATCGCGCAGGCGCTGATCGGGCTCGTTGTGCTGGTACAGTTCAACGGCTTCACCATCCTGCTCGGCGTCGCTTCGCTGGCCGTCGTGGCGATCTATCCCTTCATGAAGCGCTTCACCGACTGGCCTCAGTTCGGGCTGGGGCTCGCCTTCTCCTGGGGTGCGCTGATGGGCTGGGCGGCGGCCTTCGGGGAACTCGGCTCGCCGGCGCTGCTGCTTTACGCCGGTTCGATCCTGTGGGTGATCGGCTACGACACGATCTATGCGCATCAGGACAAGGAGGACGACGCCGTGGTCGGCGTTCGCTCCACGGCGCGACTGTTCGGTGAACGGACCAAGCCCTGGCTGATCGGCCTCTACGGCGGGGCGCTGGTACTGATGGGGGCTGCCTGCGCCTCGGCCATGGCGCCGTTTCCCGCACTGGCGGGGCTTCTAGCGGCTGGCGCCCACATGATGCGTCAGGTGCAAGCGCTCGACATCGACGATCCCGACCAGTGCCTGCGGCTATTCCGGTCGAACAACGTCGTGGGCTGGCTGGTCTTCCTGGGCTTCGTCGGTGCCGGGATCTGGGCGACGATCAGCCCGCAGTTTTGA
- a CDS encoding S49 family peptidase: MTSFLKRLLPKSLRGDQVVVPVVRLHGTIMATSGPMRQNLSLASTAGVLEKAFSFKSAPAVAISINSPGGSPVQSRLIYQRIRDLSVEKKKPVFVFVEDVAASGGYMIAIAADEIVADPSSIVGSIGVVSASFGFQEMIKKIGVERRLYTAGKNKATLDPFSPERKEDVDHLKSLQLEVHQTFIDMVKARRGPKLAEDDDLFTGLFWSGIRGKELGLVDHLGDMRGFLRQRFGEKVKLRLVSAPRGLFGRKLGFFGIRGGAETAELSAGLASGVLDAATERAHWARYGL, encoded by the coding sequence GTGACCAGTTTCCTCAAGCGCCTACTCCCGAAGTCTCTGCGCGGCGACCAGGTGGTCGTTCCCGTGGTCAGGCTGCACGGCACGATCATGGCGACCAGCGGTCCGATGCGGCAGAACCTGTCACTCGCAAGCACCGCGGGGGTGCTGGAAAAGGCGTTCTCGTTCAAGAGCGCCCCGGCTGTCGCCATATCGATCAATTCGCCGGGTGGTTCGCCGGTCCAGTCGCGCCTGATCTACCAGCGCATCCGCGATCTCTCCGTCGAAAAGAAGAAGCCGGTTTTCGTCTTCGTCGAGGACGTGGCCGCCTCGGGCGGCTACATGATCGCCATCGCCGCCGACGAGATCGTCGCCGACCCGTCGTCCATCGTCGGATCGATCGGCGTCGTCTCGGCCTCCTTCGGTTTCCAGGAAATGATCAAGAAGATAGGCGTCGAGCGGCGCCTCTATACCGCCGGGAAGAACAAGGCGACGCTCGATCCCTTCTCGCCGGAGCGGAAGGAAGACGTCGACCACCTGAAATCGCTTCAGCTCGAGGTACACCAGACCTTCATCGACATGGTGAAGGCGCGCCGTGGCCCCAAGCTCGCGGAAGACGACGACCTTTTCACTGGCCTCTTCTGGTCGGGCATCCGCGGCAAGGAACTCGGTCTGGTCGATCATTTGGGCGACATGCGGGGCTTCCTGCGGCAGCGATTCGGCGAGAAGGTGAAACTGCGCCTCGTCTCCGCGCCGCGCGGGCTGTTCGGCCGCAAACTGGGCTTCTTCGGCATCCGCGGGGGCGCCGAAACCGCGGAACTTTCCGCCGGTCTGGCGAGCGGCGTGCTCGACGCCGCGACAGAGCGTGCGCACTGGGCCCGCTACGGCCTGTGA
- a CDS encoding polyprenyl synthetase family protein codes for MGVVVSLEDGKKQQASIQPLIALTDSDMSRVNELILSKAGSDVEMIPEVANHLISSGGKRLRPMVTLAAARMFGYGGDGHVKLATSVEFMHTATLLHDDVVDESDMRRGKKTARMIWGNQASVLVGDYLLGQAFRMMVEVGSLKALEILSSAASVIAEGEVMQLAAAKNLETTEDEYLAVIKAKTAALFSAAAEVGPVIASASKSEQAALRSYGTNLGLAFQLIDDALDYGGNARDLGKNTGDDFREGKITLPVILSYRRGTQEERLFWKAAIEDAGNDDAALEKATALMARYGAIGETISRARHFGNIARDALAPLKDTPQKNALLEVIDFCIDRVS; via the coding sequence GTGGGCGTCGTCGTATCGCTTGAGGATGGCAAGAAGCAACAGGCGTCGATCCAGCCGCTGATCGCGCTGACCGATAGCGACATGTCGCGGGTCAACGAGCTCATCCTGTCGAAGGCCGGCTCGGACGTGGAGATGATCCCGGAGGTCGCCAACCACCTGATCTCCTCGGGAGGCAAGCGGCTGAGGCCGATGGTGACGCTCGCGGCCGCGCGCATGTTCGGTTACGGGGGAGACGGCCACGTCAAGCTCGCCACCAGCGTCGAGTTCATGCACACTGCGACGCTTCTGCACGACGACGTGGTCGACGAGAGCGACATGCGGCGCGGCAAGAAGACCGCACGCATGATCTGGGGCAACCAGGCGAGCGTGCTGGTGGGCGACTACCTGCTCGGCCAGGCCTTCCGCATGATGGTCGAGGTCGGCTCGCTGAAGGCGCTGGAAATCCTCTCCTCCGCCGCCTCGGTGATCGCCGAGGGTGAAGTGATGCAACTCGCCGCGGCGAAGAACCTCGAGACGACCGAGGACGAATACCTGGCGGTCATCAAGGCCAAGACGGCGGCCCTGTTTTCGGCCGCGGCCGAGGTCGGACCAGTGATCGCCTCCGCCAGCAAGTCGGAACAGGCGGCGCTGCGGTCCTACGGCACCAATCTCGGGCTCGCCTTCCAGCTGATCGACGATGCGCTGGATTATGGCGGGAATGCGCGCGACCTCGGCAAGAACACGGGCGACGATTTCCGCGAGGGCAAGATCACGCTGCCGGTAATCCTGAGCTACCGGCGCGGCACCCAGGAGGAGCGCCTGTTCTGGAAGGCCGCCATCGAGGACGCCGGCAACGACGACGCGGCGCTGGAGAAGGCGACCGCGCTGATGGCTCGCTACGGCGCGATCGGAGAGACGATCAGCCGCGCCCGGCATTTCGGCAACATCGCACGCGACGCGCTGGCGCCGCTGAAGGATACACCGCAAAAGAACGCGCTGCTGGAGGTCATCGACTTCTGCATCGATCGTGTATCCTAG
- a CDS encoding PA0069 family radical SAM protein, whose protein sequence is MEQIARADIAAFTSGDSGLANAMIEQSGVRVGGERRRGRAAGINPAGRFEAIRRDVFDDGWNTLEDLPPFKTEVQAEKPRTIITRNESPDISFDRSINPYRGCEHGCVYCFARPTHGYMGLSAGLDFESKLFSKPDAAKLLERELGKEGYQPKTIAIGTNTDPYQPIEKQYRIMREVLEVLEAHDHPVGIVTKSALVTRDADILGRMAEKGLAKVAFSVTSLDRRLARTMEPRAATPTRRLEAMKALAGAGIPVSVMVAPVVPGLTDHEVERILESAEAMGAREAGYIILRLPLEVSPIFKDWLLRHYPDRYRHVMSLVRSMREGKDYDASWGTRMKGTGPYAWQIGRRFEIAARRLGLNRSKLTLRTDLFKPPVRAGEQLMLL, encoded by the coding sequence ATGGAACAGATCGCACGCGCGGACATTGCCGCTTTTACAAGCGGAGACAGCGGATTGGCCAACGCCATGATCGAGCAGAGCGGTGTCAGGGTCGGCGGCGAACGGCGGCGCGGCCGCGCTGCGGGGATCAATCCGGCCGGCCGCTTCGAGGCGATCCGGCGCGACGTCTTCGACGACGGTTGGAACACGCTGGAAGACCTGCCGCCGTTCAAGACCGAGGTGCAGGCGGAAAAGCCGCGCACGATCATCACGCGCAACGAATCTCCCGACATTTCCTTCGATCGCTCGATCAATCCCTATCGCGGCTGCGAGCACGGTTGCGTCTACTGCTTCGCGCGGCCCACACACGGGTACATGGGGCTGTCCGCCGGGCTCGATTTCGAATCGAAGCTTTTCTCCAAGCCGGACGCCGCGAAGCTCCTGGAACGTGAGCTCGGCAAGGAGGGCTATCAGCCCAAGACCATCGCGATCGGCACAAACACCGATCCCTACCAGCCGATCGAAAAGCAGTACCGCATCATGCGCGAAGTGCTCGAGGTTCTGGAAGCGCACGACCATCCTGTCGGCATCGTCACCAAGTCGGCGCTGGTGACCCGCGACGCGGATATCCTGGGACGCATGGCGGAGAAGGGCCTCGCCAAGGTCGCATTCTCGGTGACGTCGCTCGACCGCCGGCTCGCCCGCACCATGGAGCCGCGCGCCGCCACCCCTACCCGACGCCTGGAGGCGATGAAGGCGCTGGCCGGCGCGGGGATACCGGTGTCGGTCATGGTGGCGCCCGTCGTGCCGGGCCTCACCGACCACGAGGTGGAGCGCATCCTGGAATCGGCCGAAGCCATGGGGGCCCGCGAAGCCGGCTACATCATCCTGCGGCTGCCGCTGGAGGTGAGCCCGATCTTCAAGGACTGGCTGCTCCGGCACTATCCCGATCGCTACCGGCACGTGATGTCGCTGGTGCGCTCCATGCGCGAGGGCAAGGACTACGATGCCAGCTGGGGAACCCGCATGAAGGGCACCGGTCCCTATGCCTGGCAGATCGGCCGTCGCTTCGAGATCGCCGCGCGCCGCCTAGGCCTCAACCGCTCCAAGCTGACGCTCCGCACCGATCTCTTCAAGCCGCCGGTCCGTGCTGGAGAGCAGTTGATGCTGCTCTGA
- a CDS encoding tetratricopeptide repeat protein: protein MQRIGGKWLIATAIALAGAIGATPGSAKDAASKADQETVQIGSFSGAFLAARVAEVDNDLDSAIEYYKRALSFDRDNLGLQQSVMLALISRGSFEEALPYAEKLKTVPEVERFSRLALAVSAIQKQDFGAAQNYLKLALESDLDRLITGLMTGWTMLGAGEAQEALEQVRTLEGPEWYTLFKGFHEGLIADRAGLTDEALKAYDETVKNAAAGGAAPDTYLRAVEAYARLLAREGRKDDALAVLDESEAFASNRPSIVALRAEIEAGAEIAPMVASVRDGAAEVLYDMGSALNRGGGEAFVRLYLQYARALKPDLDGVLIQLGQVAEQQGHAEEAISFYEQVPETSPLKRIAELQLGLNLADLERADEAKEHLKALIDSDPNDMRAYLALGGVYASKEEYREAADLYDRALQRIDEPQRADWNLFYQRGIAYERLKEWDKAEPNFRKALELYPDQPQVLNYLGYSWVDMGINLEEGLDLIRKAVELRPNDGYIVDSLGWAHYRMGRYEEAVTELERAVSLKPDDPVLNDHLGDAYWRAGRKLEATFQWAHARDLKPDADVLVEVERKLAEGLPPETAPLKEEQKAEIPPIMLPDVPAPKAVAEPQSATYTVRPGQSLWSIAADELGNGERFREILELNPGLRGNPGNIRPGQELVLPPG from the coding sequence ATGCAGCGAATTGGCGGCAAATGGTTGATCGCGACGGCGATCGCTCTGGCGGGCGCGATTGGCGCGACGCCGGGCTCGGCCAAGGACGCGGCTTCGAAGGCCGACCAGGAGACGGTGCAGATCGGCTCGTTCTCCGGCGCATTCCTGGCCGCGCGCGTCGCCGAGGTCGACAACGACCTCGACAGCGCGATCGAATACTACAAGCGTGCGCTCTCCTTCGACCGCGACAATCTCGGCCTGCAGCAGAGCGTCATGCTGGCGCTGATCTCGCGCGGCTCCTTCGAGGAGGCGCTGCCTTATGCGGAGAAGCTGAAGACGGTTCCCGAGGTGGAGCGCTTCTCGCGGCTGGCGCTCGCCGTCTCGGCGATCCAGAAGCAGGATTTCGGCGCCGCGCAGAACTATCTGAAGCTGGCGCTGGAATCGGATCTCGACCGGCTTATCACCGGACTGATGACCGGGTGGACCATGCTCGGAGCCGGCGAGGCGCAGGAGGCGCTCGAGCAGGTGCGCACGCTCGAGGGGCCTGAATGGTACACGCTCTTCAAGGGCTTCCACGAAGGCCTGATCGCCGACCGGGCCGGCCTTACCGACGAGGCGCTGAAGGCCTATGACGAGACGGTAAAGAACGCGGCCGCCGGAGGCGCCGCGCCCGATACCTACCTGCGCGCCGTCGAGGCCTATGCGCGCCTGCTGGCGCGGGAGGGCCGCAAGGACGACGCGCTCGCCGTTCTCGACGAAAGCGAGGCCTTCGCTTCCAACCGCCCCTCGATCGTGGCGCTGCGCGCCGAGATCGAGGCGGGCGCCGAGATCGCTCCGATGGTGGCGAGCGTGCGCGACGGTGCGGCCGAAGTGCTCTACGACATGGGCAGCGCGCTGAACCGCGGCGGCGGCGAAGCCTTCGTGCGGCTCTACCTTCAGTATGCGCGGGCGCTGAAGCCCGATCTCGACGGTGTACTCATCCAGCTTGGGCAAGTCGCCGAGCAGCAGGGCCACGCGGAGGAAGCGATATCCTTCTACGAGCAGGTTCCCGAGACATCGCCGCTCAAGCGCATCGCCGAGCTCCAGCTCGGCCTGAACCTTGCCGACCTGGAACGTGCCGACGAGGCCAAGGAGCATTTGAAGGCGCTGATCGACAGCGACCCGAACGACATGCGCGCTTATCTCGCGCTCGGCGGCGTCTACGCCTCGAAGGAAGAGTATCGCGAGGCGGCCGACCTCTATGATCGCGCTCTCCAGCGCATCGACGAGCCGCAGCGGGCCGACTGGAACCTCTTCTACCAGCGCGGCATCGCTTACGAGCGGCTGAAGGAGTGGGACAAGGCCGAGCCGAACTTCCGCAAGGCGCTGGAACTCTATCCCGACCAGCCGCAGGTGCTGAACTACCTCGGCTATTCCTGGGTCGACATGGGTATCAACCTTGAGGAAGGCCTCGATCTCATCAGGAAGGCGGTCGAACTGCGCCCCAACGACGGCTACATCGTCGATTCACTCGGCTGGGCCCACTACCGGATGGGGCGCTACGAGGAGGCGGTGACAGAACTCGAACGCGCCGTCTCGCTGAAGCCCGACGACCCGGTGCTGAACGACCATTTGGGCGACGCCTACTGGCGCGCGGGCCGCAAGCTGGAGGCGACTTTCCAGTGGGCGCATGCGCGCGACCTGAAGCCGGACGCAGACGTGCTGGTCGAGGTCGAGCGCAAGCTGGCCGAAGGCCTGCCCCCCGAAACGGCACCGCTGAAGGAAGAGCAGAAGGCGGAAATCCCGCCGATCATGCTTCCCGACGTGCCGGCGCCGAAGGCCGTCGCCGAGCCGCAGTCCGCCACCTACACGGTGCGGCCCGGCCAGTCGCTCTGGTCGATCGCGGCGGACGAGCTCGGCAACGGCGAGCGTTTCCGCGAAATCCTCGAACTAAATCCGGGTCTTCGCGGCAATCCCGGCAACATCCGGCCCGGGCAGGAACTGGTACTCCCGCCCGGCTGA
- a CDS encoding DUF2007 domain-containing protein, with amino-acid sequence MIELLRTNDPVVISYIEALMRDAGLSFFVADQNMSIMEGSLGVLPRRVLVAEDDVEQARRILTDAGFADEMRDG; translated from the coding sequence ATGATCGAGCTTCTGCGTACCAACGACCCAGTCGTGATCTCCTACATCGAGGCCCTGATGCGCGATGCCGGCCTTTCCTTCTTCGTGGCCGACCAGAACATGAGCATCATGGAGGGTTCGCTCGGCGTCCTGCCGCGTCGCGTGCTCGTGGCTGAGGACGACGTGGAACAGGCACGCCGCATCCTGACCGACGCCGGGTTCGCGGACGAGATGCGCGACGGCTGA
- a CDS encoding 4-(cytidine 5'-diphospho)-2-C-methyl-D-erythritol kinase: protein MPPVPFSLCAPAKINLALHVTGRRADGYHLLETLAVFCELGDRLEFRAARKDAFAITGRFGAGLSDDDNLVLRARDRLRQKTGAARCPPVSILLEKNLPVASGMGGGSSDAAATLRGLSRLWDLHLSNPALTELGAALGADVPMCLAAHPLVAWGIGEKLAPLEDWPALDMVLVNPAMAVSTPDVFRRLESRENPPLGVPPRQADYRAACFWLAGTRNDLEAPARSIVPEIGQALDALREAGAGFARMTGSGATCFGLFSGPRAAGQAAAGIRDRHPDWFVEPTRTMGAPA from the coding sequence ATGCCTCCGGTTCCTTTTTCCCTGTGCGCTCCCGCCAAGATCAATCTCGCCCTGCACGTCACGGGCAGGCGGGCCGATGGCTACCATCTCCTCGAAACGCTCGCGGTCTTCTGCGAGCTCGGCGACCGGCTCGAGTTCCGCGCCGCGCGCAAGGACGCCTTCGCGATTACCGGCCGCTTCGGCGCCGGGCTTTCCGATGATGACAACCTCGTTCTTCGCGCCCGCGACCGCCTGCGGCAGAAAACCGGCGCCGCACGCTGCCCGCCGGTGTCCATCCTGCTCGAAAAGAATCTCCCCGTCGCTTCCGGCATGGGCGGCGGATCGAGCGACGCGGCGGCCACCCTGCGCGGCCTCTCGCGACTATGGGACCTGCATCTTTCCAATCCGGCACTCACCGAACTTGGCGCCGCGCTCGGGGCCGACGTGCCGATGTGTCTCGCCGCGCACCCCCTCGTCGCTTGGGGAATCGGCGAGAAACTCGCCCCGCTGGAGGACTGGCCGGCGCTGGACATGGTGCTGGTCAACCCGGCAATGGCCGTTTCGACCCCCGACGTCTTCCGCCGGCTCGAAAGCCGCGAGAACCCGCCGCTCGGCGTACCCCCGCGACAGGCGGATTACCGCGCCGCCTGTTTCTGGCTCGCCGGCACACGCAACGATCTCGAAGCCCCGGCTCGCTCGATCGTTCCGGAGATCGGGCAGGCGCTTGACGCGCTGCGCGAGGCGGGCGCAGGCTTCGCGCGGATGACCGGGTCGGGCGCCACCTGCTTTGGCCTTTTTTCCGGACCCCGGGCCGCCGGGCAGGCCGCGGCCGGTATCCGCGACCGGCACCCAGACTGGTTCGTGGAACCGACGAGAACCATGGGAGCGCCTGCATGA
- a CDS encoding DUF6101 family protein, which translates to MNSVTNPAWAGRALRLDPFRLPQVTSFSARDDMGEVTVTIDRRGAVMRRMLVRSGLPVSILLPARTFRGVAARAIEEGDGSVTVTLELLHSDPMLCIPLLVAYDLDDVAADWRAWAEAYRLPMLLIEADGIARTLEESLSAAAKAAPIQRRKRVGSQPRRPRFLARRKAATLGLRLVISGEEIIARS; encoded by the coding sequence ATGAACTCGGTGACCAACCCCGCGTGGGCTGGCCGCGCATTGCGGCTCGACCCTTTCAGACTGCCGCAAGTGACGAGCTTTTCCGCACGCGACGACATGGGCGAGGTCACCGTGACTATCGACCGGCGCGGCGCGGTGATGCGGCGCATGCTGGTGCGCTCGGGGCTGCCGGTGTCGATCCTGTTGCCGGCGCGCACTTTCAGAGGCGTCGCCGCGCGTGCGATCGAGGAGGGCGACGGCAGCGTCACGGTGACGCTCGAACTCCTCCACTCCGACCCCATGTTGTGCATACCGTTGCTGGTCGCCTACGATCTTGACGACGTCGCGGCCGACTGGCGGGCCTGGGCGGAAGCCTATCGCCTGCCGATGCTTCTCATTGAGGCCGACGGCATCGCCCGCACGTTGGAGGAATCGCTGTCGGCGGCCGCCAAGGCCGCGCCGATCCAGCGTCGCAAGCGCGTCGGTTCGCAGCCGCGCCGCCCGCGCTTTCTTGCCCGCCGCAAGGCCGCCACGCTCGGCCTGCGTCTCGTTATCAGCGGCGAGGAGATCATCGCCCGCTCGTGA